Proteins encoded together in one Candidatus Hydrogenedentota bacterium window:
- a CDS encoding ketopantoate reductase family protein encodes MRILVMGAGALGSVAGGFLARAGHEVHLVGRQPHMDAIKKNGLVIEGIWGTHHIRMLTCADFVEALPKTCYDYILVSVKSYDTAQTASLLLPVLSEKTWVCSYQNGLGNAELLAKELGWKHVLGARVIFGARMVEAGRVEVTVIAAPTAVGGYGAPQADAAARALATAMDEAGLPSLATDRIETILWSKVAYNCALNPLSALFNVPYGALAENADTREAMDQIIHEIYAVAAAKQVVMDPDSPEAFLTLFYTKMVPPTAAHYASMREDLHKGRRTEIDALNGAIVQFGKSHNLACPANSLLTLLIHSREKNFFKAE; translated from the coding sequence ATGCGGATTTTGGTCATGGGCGCAGGTGCGTTGGGATCGGTAGCCGGCGGGTTTTTGGCCCGTGCCGGTCATGAAGTTCATCTCGTTGGGCGGCAGCCCCATATGGATGCCATTAAAAAGAATGGATTGGTTATTGAAGGTATCTGGGGAACCCATCACATTCGCATGCTTACATGCGCTGATTTTGTCGAAGCATTACCAAAGACCTGCTACGACTATATTCTGGTATCGGTAAAATCCTACGACACGGCACAGACCGCATCGTTGCTTCTTCCGGTACTCTCCGAAAAGACGTGGGTATGCTCTTACCAAAATGGCTTGGGAAATGCTGAATTGCTGGCAAAAGAACTGGGATGGAAACATGTCTTGGGGGCGCGCGTTATTTTCGGTGCTCGTATGGTCGAAGCGGGCCGGGTAGAGGTGACGGTCATCGCTGCGCCCACCGCCGTAGGCGGCTATGGCGCGCCGCAGGCTGATGCGGCAGCCCGGGCACTTGCCACAGCCATGGACGAAGCCGGCTTGCCTTCCCTCGCAACGGACCGAATCGAAACGATCCTGTGGAGCAAGGTCGCCTATAACTGTGCCTTGAATCCCTTGTCTGCCCTCTTCAACGTTCCCTATGGCGCCTTAGCAGAAAATGCGGATACTCGTGAGGCAATGGATCAGATTATTCACGAAATTTACGCAGTGGCAGCGGCGAAACAAGTGGTCATGGATCCGGATAGCCCCGAGGCATTTTTAACGTTGTTCTACACGAAAATGGTACCGCCCACGGCGGCTCATTATGCCAGTATGCGCGAAGATTTACATAAAGGCCGTCGTACTGAAATAGACGCACTCAACGGCGCTATCGTGCAATTTGGGAAGTCTCATAATCTTGCCTGTCCGGCAAATTCATTGCTGACACTTCTTATTCACAGTCGCGAGAAAAACTTTTTCAAGGCTGAGTGA
- a CDS encoding SUMF1/EgtB/PvdO family nonheme iron enzyme, translating to MSDVFGQDYENILVGDRYRLVSLLGGGAMGNVYLASDEYLKRKVAIKVLREEWAARPDIIKRLENECRLMAHLGQHPNIVSLIDRLVLDGKTMLVMEFAPGETLAQIIYRTAQIYKSGGWDALNRERDESLPLILSPAVAFEIASQCMKALDYAHGKGVLHLDIKPGNIMIQGNNLNTLNAKLMDFGIGRIRVDASLISAMTALTFTQGAGLGTPAYMSPEQIDPERFGTPGPPSDLYSLGVTMFETFTLQLPFAGAYTEVLHAHANSRPPNPRTINPTLPVGLSRVIITSLRKAPGNRYHDASEMLLEWQKGRFLEDGKEDGLPAPTKQSRKQDRTGRFSSPLWRILFLTAILLFTVFYWKMDWQLPWGKGGIYSFMRGGGVTIQQAREGAEQARKLAHTVKSEQLARETWEKAEDLYKQAAEEKNGEKSTRLYTHAQAFYDQAVTEIKAASMEKKEESVSSEKEGEKDDTKIASKKKKGKETEKAEKKESEEKEAEADAVDSETETSTDEEKEKSTAEEKEMLTALFDTTKTDGIALGNGVSIELLWIEDGNFNFGASTTSTDKKKGWKNGKQVWLPAGFWIGKYEVTQQQWQQVMQNNPSKFQEDPQLPVDSVSWNDCQEFIKRLNSTIPQGGFRLPTEAEWEYAARVGSSISYMRENMNQYVWHSGISNGHTHPVGSRRPNPWGLYDTLGNVWEWVQDWYSEDPLSLAETNYPTGPLTGMYRTLRGGSWSTHQGQCTVVSRTSADPGARSDSYGFRLVRDFVEAKTDKP from the coding sequence ATGTCAGATGTTTTCGGTCAGGATTATGAAAATATTCTTGTTGGTGATCGATACCGTCTGGTTTCACTTTTAGGCGGTGGAGCCATGGGTAATGTGTATTTAGCCTCCGATGAATATCTGAAACGCAAGGTGGCGATCAAAGTACTCCGTGAAGAATGGGCCGCCCGCCCCGATATCATTAAACGTCTCGAAAATGAATGCCGATTGATGGCGCACTTGGGTCAACACCCCAATATTGTATCCTTGATTGATCGGCTCGTACTGGACGGCAAGACCATGTTGGTCATGGAATTTGCGCCCGGCGAAACCTTAGCCCAGATCATTTACCGCACGGCACAGATTTATAAATCGGGCGGATGGGACGCTTTGAATCGGGAACGCGATGAATCCCTCCCCCTCATTCTCAGCCCTGCAGTTGCTTTTGAAATCGCGTCTCAGTGTATGAAAGCACTGGATTATGCCCATGGCAAAGGGGTCTTGCATCTCGATATCAAACCGGGCAATATCATGATTCAGGGAAACAACCTAAATACCCTGAACGCAAAATTAATGGACTTTGGTATCGGCAGAATTCGGGTAGACGCCAGCTTGATCTCCGCCATGACAGCGCTTACCTTCACCCAAGGCGCAGGTCTGGGAACGCCTGCCTATATGTCACCGGAACAAATCGATCCGGAACGTTTCGGCACACCGGGTCCCCCTTCCGACTTGTACAGTCTCGGGGTTACCATGTTCGAAACCTTCACCTTGCAGCTGCCTTTTGCCGGGGCTTATACAGAAGTGCTTCATGCCCATGCCAACAGCAGACCGCCCAACCCGCGTACCATCAATCCAACCCTTCCCGTTGGACTGTCCCGCGTGATCATCACCTCACTGCGCAAGGCGCCCGGAAACCGCTACCACGACGCCAGCGAAATGCTGTTGGAATGGCAAAAAGGCCGTTTCTTGGAAGATGGCAAAGAAGACGGATTACCCGCGCCAACCAAACAATCGCGTAAACAAGATAGGACAGGCCGTTTTTCTTCCCCCTTATGGCGCATTCTCTTTCTCACTGCCATTTTATTGTTTACAGTTTTTTATTGGAAAATGGATTGGCAGCTCCCTTGGGGAAAAGGCGGGATCTATTCTTTTATGCGCGGCGGCGGTGTAACCATACAACAGGCACGGGAGGGAGCAGAGCAAGCGCGCAAGCTGGCGCACACCGTGAAATCAGAGCAACTAGCACGGGAAACTTGGGAAAAAGCCGAGGATCTGTATAAACAAGCCGCTGAAGAAAAAAACGGCGAAAAGTCAACGCGGCTCTATACACATGCGCAAGCCTTCTATGATCAGGCTGTAACAGAAATTAAAGCGGCATCTATGGAAAAGAAAGAGGAGTCTGTCTCTTCCGAAAAGGAAGGGGAAAAGGACGACACAAAAATAGCTTCCAAGAAAAAGAAAGGGAAAGAAACAGAGAAGGCGGAGAAGAAAGAGTCAGAGGAAAAAGAAGCGGAAGCAGACGCCGTTGATTCGGAAACCGAAACATCGACGGATGAGGAAAAAGAAAAATCGACGGCTGAAGAAAAAGAAATGCTAACCGCCCTTTTCGACACCACGAAAACGGACGGTATAGCGCTGGGCAACGGTGTTTCGATTGAATTGCTGTGGATAGAGGACGGAAACTTCAACTTTGGCGCATCCACTACAAGCACAGACAAAAAGAAAGGCTGGAAAAACGGAAAACAAGTGTGGCTTCCCGCCGGTTTCTGGATCGGAAAATACGAAGTGACCCAACAACAGTGGCAACAGGTCATGCAAAATAATCCGAGCAAATTCCAAGAGGATCCGCAACTGCCTGTTGATAGCGTAAGCTGGAACGATTGTCAGGAATTTATTAAACGCTTGAATAGTACCATTCCGCAAGGCGGGTTTCGATTGCCCACCGAAGCAGAATGGGAATATGCCGCACGAGTTGGCTCATCCATATCCTATATGCGTGAAAACATGAATCAATATGTGTGGCATTCGGGGATTAGTAACGGACACACCCATCCCGTCGGGAGCAGACGCCCTAACCCTTGGGGACTCTATGACACGCTTGGAAATGTGTGGGAATGGGTGCAAGACTGGTATAGCGAAGATCCCTTGTCCCTTGCAGAAACCAATTATCCGACCGGACCGCTCACCGGGATGTACCGGACCCTTCGCGGCGGCTCTTGGAGTACGCACCAAGGACAGTGTACGGTTGTCTCCCGCACTTCAGCCGATCCCGGGGCGCGGAGCGATTCCTATGGCTTTCGTCTGGTTCGCGACTTTGTCGAAGCGAAAACAGATAAGCCTTAA
- a CDS encoding Gfo/Idh/MocA family oxidoreductase, with amino-acid sequence MSLLSRREFIHSTTAFAGASLLLWGCKASARVIGANDRLRVAVAGLNGRGQTHIGAWLDQDNVEIAYLIDPDERVLSRALKALEKKAGDKHKPQGVTDVRKALEDPTVDALSIATPNHWHSLMTIWAAQAGKHVYVEKPMSHDVAEGRVVVEAQKKYGVVIQHGTQSRSNPKIAGLHDAIHAGKFGKLKIAYGYACKTRNSIGFKEISDPPSHLDWNLWRGPAQVEAYHGNYVHYNWHWFWNTGNGELNNQGTHQLDMARWSIAPDQTHPVRAMALGGRFQWDDQGETPNTMFGIAQYPNEQYVFFNVRNVNYDGYENQVENEYYFEDGGKIIRNKYYAKGSDEGEEINLPDGNVTPGGNWGAFVAACRAGDPNMANGNAPNSHYSCVLGHLINNSYRLGVKAPFNLKSGQFGDIPEAYEHFEKIHDIMHKGVGLPEDGNEYVVGPWLTFDPETELHVGEHAAEANALLKDSNRPGFEIPAPNAV; translated from the coding sequence ATGTCTTTATTAAGCCGTCGTGAATTTATTCATTCCACCACCGCCTTCGCCGGAGCCTCACTCCTGCTTTGGGGTTGCAAAGCATCGGCACGCGTCATCGGCGCCAACGATCGGCTGCGTGTCGCTGTAGCCGGTTTGAATGGACGTGGTCAAACCCATATTGGAGCATGGCTTGATCAGGATAATGTCGAAATCGCCTACCTCATTGACCCCGATGAGCGTGTTTTGTCCCGTGCCTTAAAAGCCTTGGAGAAAAAAGCCGGGGACAAACATAAGCCTCAGGGCGTGACCGACGTGCGTAAAGCCTTGGAGGATCCCACGGTGGACGCCCTCTCCATTGCAACGCCTAACCATTGGCATTCTCTAATGACTATTTGGGCGGCACAAGCCGGAAAACATGTCTATGTTGAAAAACCCATGAGTCACGATGTGGCGGAAGGGCGTGTCGTTGTGGAAGCGCAAAAGAAATACGGCGTGGTCATTCAACACGGTACGCAAAGCAGAAGTAACCCGAAAATTGCCGGCCTTCACGATGCTATTCATGCGGGCAAATTCGGGAAACTAAAAATTGCCTACGGCTATGCCTGCAAAACACGGAACAGCATCGGCTTTAAAGAAATCAGCGATCCGCCTAGTCATCTTGATTGGAATCTGTGGCGCGGACCGGCCCAAGTGGAAGCCTACCACGGCAACTACGTACATTATAATTGGCACTGGTTTTGGAACACGGGAAACGGTGAACTCAACAACCAAGGCACCCACCAACTGGATATGGCACGGTGGTCAATCGCTCCCGATCAAACCCATCCTGTCCGTGCCATGGCACTGGGCGGCCGCTTCCAATGGGATGACCAAGGCGAAACGCCCAATACCATGTTCGGCATTGCCCAATATCCCAACGAACAATATGTGTTCTTTAATGTGCGCAACGTGAATTACGACGGTTATGAGAACCAGGTTGAAAATGAATATTATTTTGAAGACGGCGGCAAAATTATCCGCAACAAATACTATGCCAAAGGAAGCGATGAAGGCGAAGAAATTAACCTTCCCGACGGCAATGTGACCCCCGGCGGCAATTGGGGCGCCTTTGTTGCCGCTTGTCGCGCCGGCGATCCGAACATGGCCAATGGCAACGCGCCCAATTCCCATTACAGTTGCGTGCTCGGACACCTGATTAACAATTCCTACCGCTTAGGTGTGAAAGCGCCCTTTAACCTTAAATCGGGACAATTCGGCGATATCCCGGAAGCCTACGAGCATTTCGAAAAAATCCATGATATCATGCACAAAGGCGTAGGCTTGCCGGAAGACGGCAATGAATACGTCGTGGGACCTTGGCTGACTTTTGATCCTGAAACAGAATTGCATGTGGGAGAACACGCAGCCGAGGCGAATGCGCTGCTGAAAGACTCGAACCGTCCGGGCTTTGAGATTCCCGCGCCCAATGCGGTCTGA
- a CDS encoding MATE family efflux transporter has protein sequence MHNKKIKELNSHPIPSLIWRYFWPSFVGIMANSLYNIVDRIFIGHAVGAEALSGVTAVFPIMIIMTAFGMLIGVGASTRISLALGSNEKEKAQQILGNALVLVILLSIMMSVVGFLIKGPMLRLFGASDVTSKYANEYLNYILLGAFLHHLGFSLNGIIRAEGNARVAMYSMLISAGVNIPLDALFILHWKMGVQGAAIATILSMAVLSVWVLVHFNSKRCVVPLERRYIRIQWKIVVSIISIGVSPFLMQAANSVVQGLFNINLIKFGGDLAVGAMGIINSVVFLVIMSIIALNMATQPIIGYNYGARNFLRVKESLKIALAASTLISIISWIFIQAFPELIVNAFVSGSPEILSIGVHGMRLFLLFLPIVGFQVVAGNYFQSVGKAGTAIFLTLLRQVIILIPVLLVLAKMKGLEGVWLAAPLADSISAFICAFILIQEWKQISRRSLVKLD, from the coding sequence ATGCATAATAAAAAAATAAAAGAATTAAATAGCCACCCTATCCCCAGCTTGATCTGGCGTTATTTTTGGCCGTCTTTCGTCGGGATTATGGCGAATTCGCTCTACAATATTGTAGACCGTATTTTTATTGGACACGCTGTCGGCGCCGAGGCGTTGAGCGGCGTAACGGCAGTATTTCCTATCATGATTATCATGACCGCTTTCGGCATGTTAATCGGTGTGGGCGCAAGCACGCGGATTTCTTTGGCGCTCGGTTCCAACGAAAAAGAGAAAGCGCAACAAATTCTCGGTAATGCCTTGGTCCTCGTCATTTTGCTTTCCATTATGATGTCCGTTGTCGGATTTTTAATTAAAGGACCTATGCTCCGACTTTTTGGAGCAAGCGACGTAACCTCGAAATATGCCAATGAATATTTGAATTACATTTTGCTTGGCGCTTTTTTGCATCACCTAGGTTTTTCACTGAACGGCATTATACGCGCCGAAGGCAATGCGCGCGTTGCCATGTACAGCATGCTCATCAGCGCCGGAGTCAATATTCCTTTAGACGCGTTATTTATATTGCATTGGAAAATGGGTGTCCAAGGCGCAGCCATTGCCACGATTTTGTCCATGGCTGTTTTGTCCGTTTGGGTGTTGGTGCATTTTAATAGCAAGCGCTGTGTGGTTCCTCTGGAAAGGCGCTATATTAGAATCCAATGGAAAATCGTGGTCTCCATTATCTCCATTGGCGTTTCGCCTTTTCTGATGCAGGCAGCAAACAGCGTCGTACAAGGGCTGTTTAATATTAACCTCATCAAATTTGGCGGTGATTTAGCCGTTGGCGCCATGGGGATTATCAATAGTGTTGTGTTCTTGGTCATCATGAGCATTATCGCTTTAAACATGGCGACACAACCGATTATTGGCTACAACTATGGGGCGCGCAATTTTCTGCGTGTCAAAGAAAGCCTTAAAATTGCCTTGGCCGCCTCTACCCTCATTTCCATTATTTCATGGATATTCATTCAGGCTTTTCCCGAGCTGATTGTGAATGCCTTTGTAAGCGGCAGTCCGGAAATCTTATCCATAGGCGTCCATGGCATGCGCTTGTTTTTGCTTTTCTTGCCTATAGTAGGGTTCCAAGTCGTGGCAGGAAATTACTTTCAATCTGTGGGAAAAGCAGGCACTGCTATTTTTCTCACCCTCTTGCGGCAGGTAATCATATTGATTCCTGTGCTGCTGGTCCTTGCAAAAATGAAAGGCTTAGAAGGCGTTTGGCTTGCCGCTCCTCTGGCGGATAGCATTTCTGCCTTCATATGTGCCTTCATACTTATCCAAGAATGGAAACAAATCAGTCGGCGCTCCTTAGTAAAACTCGACTAA